Proteins encoded in a region of the candidate division KSB1 bacterium genome:
- a CDS encoding YifB family Mg chelatase-like AAA ATPase: protein MLARVLSAAVLGIDAYPVSVEVHRESGMPFFSMVGLPEGAVREAKDRVFAAIKNSGFAVKLQRFTVNLAPADIRKEGSAFDLPLAVGILVTSGIVPDSFLDQVLLVGELSLDGRVRPVKGVLPMAVMAREKGIRAFLVPPENAKEAALAGGAEVYPVATLTETVEFLRGARREPYRLNLQEVFDQSRQYPIDFTDVRGQEHVKRALEVAAAGGHNIIMIGPPGSGKTMLAKRLPTILPDLTLEEALETTKIHSVAGLLPPDTALVATRPFRAPHHTISDAGLIGGGHLPRPGEVSLAHHGVLFLDELPEFKRNVLEVLRQPLEDGKVTISRAAVSVTYPAKFMLAAAMNPCPCGYLTDPHHECTCSLPQIQRYRSRISGPLLDRIDIHIEVPAVPYEDLAGKPTGEPSEVIRRRVIQARQRQLERFRNYRNIFCNAHMQTREIRKFCQIGPESQQLLRLAMTKLGLSARAYDRILKVARTIADLEGEEQILPVHVSEAIQYRSLDRDLRL, encoded by the coding sequence ATGCTGGCCAGGGTCCTGAGCGCTGCCGTCCTGGGTATCGATGCCTACCCGGTTTCAGTGGAGGTGCATCGCGAGAGCGGCATGCCCTTCTTTTCCATGGTCGGCCTTCCCGAAGGAGCCGTCCGGGAGGCCAAGGATCGGGTCTTTGCAGCCATCAAGAACTCCGGTTTCGCTGTGAAGCTGCAGCGATTCACGGTGAATCTGGCCCCGGCCGATATCCGCAAGGAGGGAAGCGCCTTCGACCTTCCCCTGGCGGTGGGCATCCTGGTCACGTCGGGGATTGTCCCGGATAGCTTCCTGGACCAGGTGCTTCTGGTGGGCGAACTGTCGCTGGACGGTCGGGTTCGTCCCGTGAAGGGCGTGCTTCCAATGGCGGTTATGGCACGGGAGAAAGGGATCCGCGCTTTCCTGGTCCCCCCGGAGAATGCGAAGGAGGCGGCCCTGGCGGGCGGCGCGGAGGTCTACCCCGTGGCCACCCTAACCGAAACGGTGGAATTCCTCCGGGGGGCCCGAAGAGAGCCTTATCGGCTGAATTTGCAGGAGGTGTTTGACCAAAGCCGACAATATCCCATCGACTTCACGGACGTGCGTGGGCAGGAGCATGTGAAGCGCGCCCTGGAGGTCGCAGCCGCGGGAGGGCACAATATTATCATGATTGGGCCACCAGGCTCCGGGAAGACGATGCTGGCCAAACGTCTGCCGACCATCCTGCCCGACCTGACCCTCGAGGAGGCCCTGGAGACGACGAAGATCCACTCCGTAGCGGGGCTTCTCCCCCCAGACACCGCCCTTGTGGCTACGCGTCCCTTCCGCGCGCCCCATCACACGATCAGCGACGCCGGGCTCATCGGGGGCGGGCATCTGCCTCGTCCTGGAGAGGTAAGTCTGGCCCACCACGGCGTGCTCTTCCTGGACGAACTGCCAGAATTCAAGCGCAACGTGCTGGAGGTGCTTCGCCAGCCCCTCGAGGACGGGAAGGTGACGATTAGCCGCGCCGCCGTCTCGGTCACCTATCCGGCGAAGTTCATGCTTGCTGCGGCCATGAACCCTTGTCCCTGCGGTTATCTTACCGACCCCCACCATGAGTGCACCTGCTCCCTGCCTCAGATCCAGCGCTATCGCTCGCGCATCTCGGGTCCGCTCCTCGATCGCATCGACATCCATATCGAGGTTCCGGCGGTGCCCTACGAGGACCTGGCGGGGAAGCCGACCGGTGAGCCCTCGGAAGTCATCCGGAGGCGGGTAATTCAGGCGCGGCAAAGGCAGCTTGAGCGCTTCCGCAACTACCGCAATATCTTCTGCAATGCCCACATGCAGACCCGCGAGATCCGGAAGTTCTGCCAGATCGGTCCGGAAAGCCAGCAGCTCCTGCGACTGGCGATGACCAAGCTCGGGCTTTCCGCTCGAGCTTACGACCGCATCTTGAAAGTGGCCCGGACCATTGCGGACCTGGAAGGGGAGGAGCAAATCCTGCCCGTACACGTGAGCGAGGCCATCCAGTACCGCAGCCTGGACCGGGATCTCCGCCTCTGA
- a CDS encoding peptidylprolyl isomerase yields the protein MKRWWLVVLVGLGVVTGLTWFWGLSVAQSPLRVVYVAVETENLRDTPRGRILGKINKGTELQVLEERDNWLKVQITGWIWKESTSPVRPRDLAGAMRAYHIMVKTRAEAEEILRQLREGADFEQLARQKSIGPTAAQGGDLGYFFPGDFAPQFDEAIRKLKPGEISEIVETADGYHIFKRVK from the coding sequence ATGAAGCGGTGGTGGTTGGTGGTTCTTGTCGGCCTCGGAGTGGTCACGGGTTTGACGTGGTTCTGGGGGCTCTCTGTAGCGCAGTCGCCCCTGCGCGTCGTCTACGTTGCTGTGGAAACCGAGAATCTGCGGGACACGCCGCGGGGACGCATTCTCGGCAAGATAAACAAGGGCACCGAACTCCAGGTATTGGAGGAGCGGGACAACTGGCTCAAGGTGCAGATCACCGGGTGGATCTGGAAGGAGTCCACATCCCCCGTGCGTCCGCGCGATCTGGCAGGGGCCATGCGCGCCTATCACATCATGGTCAAGACGCGGGCGGAGGCCGAGGAAATCCTACGCCAGCTCCGGGAGGGGGCCGATTTCGAGCAGCTGGCCAGGCAGAAATCGATCGGCCCCACTGCGGCGCAGGGGGGCGACCTTGGCTATTTCTTCCCTGGAGACTTTGCCCCGCAGTTCGACGAAGCCATTCGGAAGCTGAAGCCGGGGGAAATCAGCGAGATTGTGGAGACGGCCGACGGCTACCACATTTTCAAGCGAGTGAAGTAG